GTTGTGACCCAGAGCCGTACTTCTGGTTCAAGTGGGCGAGAATAGCTGCGTGGACTGACGGGTCTCTGGCCTGCAGAACCGAGACGAGCAGAATGACAGGTTAGATGAACAGAAGTAGATTTATAAGTGTGTAACTGCACTGCACATATAGAAACGTTTACTTACATTAGACACCATGGTGGGTTTGCACTGTCTTCGTGTGAAAGGATCCATTTGTTGATTTTTAGCATTTTGTCCTTCAGCCTGCAAGCCAGTAATAACAGAGCACATAAACACCAGTGTGGATGGAGATACTGACTCATTTACTATCATAATCATCCTATTCCTAGAAGTTCTGTACATCACTTTTCTGACAGGTGACAAGTTTGTAACTATATTTAAGTTAGTGCAGTGTGAGAACTGCTGTGTTATGGGAACATTCAGAGGCTAATTTTACCATGAGATACAAAAATCTGTTCTCCACACATACACTGCTTTGACTGGCGTGACGTGAACCACAGCGTGACTGAACACATTTCACACCGAGGCGCTGCCACATTAAGAAATCGTTTGAATTGTGGCAGCATTTCAAAAAAGTTGGAGGGTAGTAAACGCATCATTTGCAACCAGTGTGTCAGAAACTCAATTTGCAGGAGCACTTGAAACGATTAAAAGCTTTCCTTGTCGTCCTTCAGGAACATTTTATTGTGCATGTGCTACTCCTCTTGCAACAGACAGTACTTGATGTGAAGATTGTACAACAAGGTTCACATCCTGTATTTGAAAAATttctaaatctaaaaaaaaccccatatgTAATCACCTAAGGTTATAAATCAACAGCTGTACGAAAGAGGAAACTTACCACAAGAGCTTTCTCAGATTCAACAATGTTCCAGCTTCTGTTCCTCTGATTAATGTAGCTGgacaattaacaaaaaaaaaaaaaaagtcaagcgTCAAATGGGATTCTGTCATATTTCTCCAAAACATAAGAGTTATGTTTTTAAGAACTGTACACAGGAAATCACAATCAGAACCAGATTTATTGCCAAGTAGGTAATCAGATTACAGATAAAGGAATTTGTCTTGGTGGTGTTGTGGTGAGCAGCaactaaaaataatatatacaccggtatatttttttttttatttaaatggaagaaaaaagctTGAGATAACCCAAGTCCTCTGATATATTGCTACCCACATGTTTAATGTATTAAGCTGTTATTTCATGGGTGAAGTGAAGTTGGAATTTGCTTAACTTTCTTCCCCGTTAGGTAATATTATCAACCCTTGTAAGTGAAAGTACAAACACATAGAAACATTCCTTCACAGTGGACCCTTGAATTATGTAACTGAAGTAGTAAGACCTGCAGAGAGATTTAGTTAAAGAGTAATAAGTGTAGCTTGCAAACCTGATGGCAGAGATGTTTTTAGTCCTCTGTCTGTCAAGTGCTTCTGCCCTCTCCTCGAGCTCGTTCAGCTCATCCTGGATCACTTTCACTTTATCTCCATCTCCACTCTCTTCTGCCATGGCCTAGGATCAAAATACATGATATTTAACACTTCAAAAGGCTGCAAagacaataatgaaaaaaaaaaacactttcttgaTTTCCTTTACCTTATCTTTGAGTAGCTGTGTTTTCTTCATGGCGTAATTTGGTGGTGCTTTTCTgaatctgtctttctctttaacaatctaaaagagagagaagaccGAAAAAGAGAGTTTATGTTGGACTGGATCaggaaaccagaaaccagagaAATCAACGAACATCTGGAAAAACAGACTCACATCTTCTATGTCTTTATCATTGAATTTGTAGTTCAGCGCTTCTTTGATGGACTGCTCCTTTTTGGTGATTTCATCAAGAGTTGGGACTTGCATCCCGGCAACAATCATCtgcagagggggaaaaaaaaaaaatcacacaagaCTTAGACTGTTCCCTCTTTGTCCTTTCAAGTAAATTCCTCAGTAACTGGATATTaaagtttttgtatttttgctcTCAGGTTCACTTACCGCTTCTTTCCACTTCATGAACTCACTTTCTGTAAACTCTTGATTTGATACGAACTCGAGCCTGAAAACTCTCGTGTCACCACCGTGCCTGAGGAAGACATACATCATTAAAGAGATTATATTTATTGGGAGCAGAGATAATGTAACAATAGATCCTAATGACTGAACCCTTAATATGTATAATGTGTCTATAACTGTACACCCTACCTTAATTGTAATCCTTTGTTTGTTCGTGTTGATCCGAGCTGGTAAACCTTTGCAGTCTCCACCACGTCTACAATTTCAGCGACCTTTCAAGAGCAACAAAGAGGATTAAATTTAAGTAAGACTTCACCATTAAGAGTTCTGCGTAACTAGGCATCCCTCCTGATATTCAAAGTCTCAGCTCGTCCCCATCACCATCGCCATGCTTACCCTATAAACTGGTTTACTGCTGCTGTTCCCGATCCCTATTCTCACAAAGCAGCCGGTCACAGTCTTAGCAAAGAAGGGCATGTGACACCAGCGCTCCAGCTTGTGTCTGGAGAGGCGGACCCTGTTGAGCTCGTCTGGTAGAGAAACAGGCTGCGACTTCGGAGGAGTCTCCTCTTTTCTGTTGGAGCAAACAAAAGTCAAGGTCACTATGAAGCCAAAAGAAGTGTGACCAAATTTTTCtaatgcttaaaaaaaataaaaatactacgCCCAGTATAACGACACTTACTCGTCATCATCATAAGACGATGAACGTGAACTCCGGTCGCTTTTGACTGATGACTTGTcgtcgtcttcctcctcttcctcttcgtcGTCAGAGTAAACCTCGCTCGTCTTGAGGGGCTGACGTTTAGCCAGCAGTTCCGCTGCTCACCAAAGAGATGAAACATCGGTATTTAGAGGAGACTGAACTGAACGACCAGGTGACAAAGAAgtaaaaacccacacagacaaACGCTGCacacctgttttgtttttcttcttttcacgTTCGGCTTTTAGTTCTTCCATGGCCTGGGACTTTTTGTCAAGTTTTTCGTCACGTTTGGATCGTCTCTCCTTGTTGTGTGACATGACCTGGAGAGGGGTGAGATAAACACACGCCACTGTAAAGATGCAGAACTGCTAAAACATTTGCTTgtaattgaaatgttgatttctgaactgTGACAGAGTGAGTCCAAcacattccttccatctttaaaAAGGGGTTGACCCAAaattttgagtttaaaaaatgagATTGTGGACCAggatttttctctctttttagctCAAACTTTCCACATTCATAAACTAATGAGGGGGAAAGTTACCATCAAACAGGACTCACCACTTGTGTGTCTTGAACCTGAGatagtttccttttttcttgttcttcttcctgcttctttttcttctcctctttctccttcttctttgcCGTCTTCAGCTTCTTCTTGATTTCAAACCtgtcaaaataaatgtcatctcgagtgaataaaaacacacaaacactcagtaAATTAAAATGAGGTGTGCTCATTTTATTGCCAGGCTGCTGAGAAATGCAATTAAaggaaaattttaaaaaaatgcaaaagaactgcttttttcaaatttaacaaacaatatgaaaatgtatgCCAGGTACCATATTTTAAGACTCTCCCTGCTTCTCACATCACCACCACTACTCACCGTCTCTTTAGCACCTCTCGCTTCTCAATACGGTTGAACagctcttgttctctctccttctccgtCATCTGCTCCAGTCGAGCTCGATCCTCCGCATCTCCCATCAAGTCATCGTCGTACCCGTCCCTGAAAACGTCGTCCTCAGAAGAGTCCGAGTCTGAGCTGGAGGACGAACTGTTGCTCTCTGAATCAGACACCTCACCTGAGAAAGAGAAGATCAACCGCGTAAAAATCCAAgtgtttagatagatagataaatagacagatagatagatagatagatactttattgatcccattGGGAAATTCAGGTATCCTGCAGctcacagtcaaaacagataaTAGCCAACCACTAATTTAAAtcttaaaatagtaaaaagagataaaaatgtgAGCAATCCCATCCAGATTAAATGAACATGTGCACGGTAGAGATGTGCTGACAGTTGTTCTCAAACTTTAATTAATCAGTATCGGCACATTAGGAATGAACAAATTCAATTATCTTCTTTTATCTCATTGTGCTCCATTTAAACCAGTTATCACACGTCATGTACAATCTTAGCTGTGAGCTTTGACctattttaaaatggaaaatgaatgtATCTTAAAAGCTACTTAGTTACAATGCCTGTATTTCAGCAGGTGGCAGTAAAAGCTTCTTTCAACATGACGTGGAATTTAAAAAGGATTTTCTCTGGCGTGTTTTAGATTTGTAAAAgctatttatatttttagtttgttgtttataaaaaatatgaatacttGTAAGGGGAACTGTgatgtagggttttttttttcttcttacgGCAGTGATTCAACTGCCAAGCATATCTTGGATTAACTCGTTGTGATTTGACACTTTCACTGATTCTTTAACAGAACACGTTTCCAGATTTTTTTACCCAGAGATCTTTCCAGGTTTTCCGTAACTGTGAGTAAGCAGTGTGTGTAGTGGGAACAAtgtcacacaaataaacaaacaacagcttAGATTTGTGCGCCAGCTGGAATAAAAGGGATGAATGTGTGAGTCACCTAATCCCCGCCACCTAAAAATACTCATTGTTGTGGCACCCTGGTGATATGTGTAATCTACAGTTCATGACGTCTTGCTGCGTAGGAAGCTGTTACACAAGATCATGTGTGATAGTTTGTTCTGTGAAAGTGGATCATTATGTTAACATTTATCGTACAAGGTGACCGAAAAGGTTGTTGGAGGGTCTTTCTAAGGCATGAAATGTTTGTTATAAAAAGGCATCTTTTCCCCCCATGTTCATGCAGGAAACACATACCCTCCTCTGGTGCGGAGCTCTCGGCTGAGCTGTCTCCATCTGAGCTGCCAGACGCCGTTGTTTTACTAACTTTCTTCTTCGTGGCGCTCTTCTTCTCGGACCCCTTCCCTGGCTTGACCTTCTTTTTGCCTTTAGTGCCACCCACAGTCCACTAGACAA
This is a stretch of genomic DNA from Scomber japonicus isolate fScoJap1 chromosome 16, fScoJap1.pri, whole genome shotgun sequence. It encodes these proteins:
- the rtf1 gene encoding RNA polymerase-associated protein RTF1 homolog, with product MVNVKKRKGRVVIDSDSEDSASDDNLDQELLSLAKRKRVDSGEQEEPVSKPAASTDSETSDSDDEWTVGGTKGKKKVKPGKGSEKKSATKKKVSKTTASGSSDGDSSAESSAPEEGEVSDSESNSSSSSSDSDSSEDDVFRDGYDDDLMGDAEDRARLEQMTEKEREQELFNRIEKREVLKRRFEIKKKLKTAKKKEKEEKKKKQEEEQEKRKLSQVQDTQVVMSHNKERRSKRDEKLDKKSQAMEELKAEREKKKNKTAELLAKRQPLKTSEVYSDDEEEEEEDDDKSSVKSDRSSRSSSYDDDEKEETPPKSQPVSLPDELNRVRLSRHKLERWCHMPFFAKTVTGCFVRIGIGNSSSKPVYRVAEIVDVVETAKVYQLGSTRTNKGLQLRHGGDTRVFRLEFVSNQEFTESEFMKWKEAMIVAGMQVPTLDEITKKEQSIKEALNYKFNDKDIEDIVKEKDRFRKAPPNYAMKKTQLLKDKAMAEESGDGDKVKVIQDELNELEERAEALDRQRTKNISAISYINQRNRSWNIVESEKALVAEGQNAKNQQMDPFTRRQCKPTMVSNARDPSVHAAILAHLNQKYGSGSQPDSAGSDKSKLGQTDLKDKDVPKPTTDLSEDLFKVHDFDVKIDLQVPNAEAKSLSVSSNALPVKDGAPRRSLNLEDYKKRRGLI